The Streptomyces sp. NBC_01255 genome window below encodes:
- a CDS encoding putative bifunctional diguanylate cyclase/phosphodiesterase encodes MSETPEGPVHPEPPETAPTDLAVTERHADPCATRQPDLARDADRRAAELRDYRAAFRAAQLAMAVVDQDGIVVTANDSFGALLGTEAGALREQAAADLVDLASDGRTWHAYREVLRGRRSRFRCTRRLKHPDGRSLWAEVTVSPVPDSRRVLLSIADISDRRELQARLRHLQMHDPVTRLPNRALFFERLSAALEAAAQDTVAETAPADSSYESHESHESYGYGRTGRIGLCYLDLDGFKAVNDTLGHRVGDRLLAAVAARLTECADSDGYTRSGGHLVARLGGDEFAILVEDSTGTEQLADLARSVLRALQLPFDLGGQRLAVSASIGVIERTAHGTTATALMQAADTTLYWAKADGKARWTLFDPERNAHRMTRQALSSTLRPAVERGEFGLEYQPLVDLADGAVRGVEALVRWNHPQFGSLPPNRFIAIAEEDGSIVELGRWVLRTACRQARQWQKDHPRERPIFVSVNVAVRQVWDSDLVADVAGILAETGLAPHLLQLELTESAVMGSAGRPLQALQALSDMGVRIAIDDFGTGYSNLAYLSRLPVSVLKLDGSFVRGFQDEEHANPADELIVEALVQLAHRLGLTVTAECVETSGQAARLRRIGCDTGQGWLYSRAVTPDRIAELIGTEPLPV; translated from the coding sequence GTGAGCGAAACCCCCGAAGGACCGGTGCACCCAGAGCCGCCGGAGACAGCCCCGACCGACCTCGCAGTCACGGAGCGTCACGCCGACCCCTGCGCCACGCGTCAGCCCGACCTCGCCCGCGACGCCGACCGCCGGGCGGCCGAACTCCGGGACTACCGCGCCGCCTTCCGGGCCGCGCAGCTCGCTATGGCCGTCGTCGACCAGGACGGCATCGTCGTCACGGCCAACGACTCCTTCGGTGCCCTCCTCGGCACCGAGGCCGGGGCGCTCCGCGAGCAGGCCGCCGCCGATCTCGTCGACCTCGCCTCCGACGGCCGCACCTGGCACGCGTACCGCGAGGTGCTCCGCGGCCGCCGCTCCCGCTTCCGCTGCACCCGCCGACTCAAGCACCCCGACGGGCGCTCGCTCTGGGCCGAGGTCACCGTCTCCCCCGTACCGGACAGCCGGCGCGTCCTCCTGTCGATCGCGGACATCAGCGACCGGCGCGAACTCCAGGCGCGGCTGCGCCACCTCCAGATGCACGACCCGGTGACCCGGCTGCCCAACCGGGCCCTGTTCTTCGAGCGGCTCTCGGCCGCCCTGGAAGCCGCCGCCCAGGACACCGTGGCGGAGACCGCACCGGCCGACTCGTCCTATGAGTCACATGAGTCACATGAGTCATACGGGTATGGCAGAACAGGGCGGATCGGTCTCTGCTACCTCGATCTCGACGGTTTCAAGGCCGTCAACGACACCCTCGGCCACCGGGTCGGCGACCGGCTCCTCGCCGCCGTCGCCGCCCGACTGACGGAGTGCGCGGACAGCGACGGCTACACCCGCAGCGGCGGCCACCTCGTGGCGCGGCTCGGCGGCGACGAGTTCGCGATCCTCGTCGAGGACTCCACCGGTACGGAACAACTCGCCGACCTGGCCCGCTCGGTGCTGCGCGCGCTCCAGCTCCCCTTCGACCTGGGCGGTCAGCGGCTCGCGGTCTCCGCGTCGATCGGCGTCATCGAGCGCACCGCGCACGGGACGACGGCGACCGCCCTCATGCAGGCCGCCGACACCACGCTGTACTGGGCGAAGGCCGACGGCAAGGCCCGCTGGACCCTCTTCGACCCCGAGCGCAACGCGCACCGGATGACCCGGCAGGCGCTCTCCTCCACGCTCCGTCCGGCCGTGGAGCGCGGGGAGTTCGGCCTGGAGTACCAGCCGCTCGTGGACCTGGCGGACGGGGCGGTGCGCGGGGTGGAGGCGCTGGTGCGCTGGAACCACCCGCAGTTCGGCTCGCTCCCGCCGAATCGGTTCATCGCCATCGCCGAGGAGGACGGCTCCATCGTCGAGCTCGGGCGGTGGGTGCTGCGGACCGCCTGCCGCCAGGCCCGGCAGTGGCAGAAGGACCATCCGCGCGAGCGCCCGATCTTCGTCAGCGTCAACGTGGCGGTCCGGCAGGTCTGGGACTCCGACCTGGTCGCGGACGTCGCCGGGATCCTCGCGGAGACCGGGCTCGCCCCGCACCTGCTCCAGCTCGAACTGACCGAGTCCGCCGTGATGGGCTCGGCCGGACGGCCGCTCCAGGCACTCCAGGCGCTGAGCGACATGGGCGTGCGGATCGCGATCGACGACTTCGGCACCGGCTACTCGAACCTGGCCTACCTGAGCCGGCTCCCGGTCTCCGTGCTCAAGCTGGACGGCTCCTTCGTCCGCGGCTTCCAGGACGAGGAGCACGCCAACCCGGCCGACGAGCTGATCGTCGAGGCGCTCGTCCAGCTCGCGCACCGGCTCGGGCTCACGGTCACCGCCGAGTGCGTCGAGACCTCGGGGCAGGCCGCGAGGCTGCGCCGGATCGGCTGCGACACGGGGCAGGGCTGGCTGTACTCGCGGGCGGTCACCCCGGACCGCATCGCCGAACTGATCGGCACGGAGCCCCTGCCGGTCTGA
- a CDS encoding M6 family metalloprotease domain-containing protein codes for MRGQQPPGGVERSRLRAGAAAFTALAALAATGLVAGPAVGAPAANPCALPRTAAHHSLGLDTWNGSYPRPTRTLDAVMIFLSFPDAAPLTTPAELAADHFPATSEYFDRASYGSFDLRPHPRSEWTRMPQASSAYDIRRDWDSGKRAAYLRDAVAAADADVDFSQYDVVYLVADPDAPGVDSDATKVVNLERPLEIDGAEIKRVVTVFERHPPDRNVLAHETGHVFDLPDLYHRPSDGKGDWDTHVGDWDVMGSQFGLAPDLFGWHKWKLGWLSRSQVTCVQGVGPQVVSLEPTSAPPTESGDLGTRLAVVRTGQDSVVAIEARSATGNDADTCTEGVLVYRVRSGAASGDGPVQVVDAHPRTEACGDRSVYPPLADAPLEEGETFTVPGTGVRVEVADRAETGAWTVKVTPPGVG; via the coding sequence GTGAGGGGTCAGCAGCCACCCGGGGGAGTGGAGCGGTCGAGGCTGCGTGCCGGCGCGGCGGCCTTCACCGCGCTCGCCGCGCTCGCCGCCACCGGGCTCGTCGCGGGTCCGGCCGTCGGCGCGCCCGCGGCGAATCCCTGCGCCCTGCCCCGCACCGCGGCCCATCACTCGCTCGGCCTCGACACCTGGAACGGCTCCTATCCGCGCCCCACCCGCACCCTCGACGCGGTCATGATCTTCCTGTCGTTCCCGGACGCCGCGCCGCTCACCACCCCGGCCGAGCTCGCCGCCGACCACTTCCCGGCCACCAGCGAGTACTTCGACCGCGCCTCCTACGGCAGCTTCGACCTGCGCCCGCACCCCCGGTCCGAGTGGACCCGGATGCCGCAGGCGTCGAGCGCGTACGACATACGGCGCGACTGGGACTCCGGGAAGCGCGCGGCCTACCTGCGCGACGCGGTCGCCGCCGCCGACGCGGACGTCGACTTCTCGCAGTACGACGTCGTCTATCTGGTCGCCGACCCGGACGCGCCCGGCGTGGACTCCGACGCGACGAAGGTCGTCAACCTCGAACGACCGCTGGAGATCGACGGCGCCGAGATCAAGCGGGTCGTCACGGTCTTCGAGCGGCATCCGCCCGACCGGAACGTCCTCGCCCACGAGACCGGCCACGTCTTCGACCTGCCCGACCTGTACCACCGCCCGTCGGACGGCAAGGGCGACTGGGACACCCACGTGGGCGACTGGGACGTCATGGGCAGTCAGTTCGGGCTCGCGCCCGACCTCTTCGGCTGGCACAAGTGGAAGCTCGGCTGGCTCTCCCGATCCCAGGTGACCTGCGTCCAGGGGGTCGGCCCCCAGGTGGTCAGCCTGGAGCCGACCAGCGCCCCGCCCACGGAGAGCGGCGACCTCGGCACCCGGCTCGCCGTCGTCAGGACCGGCCAGGACAGCGTCGTGGCGATCGAGGCCCGGAGCGCCACCGGCAACGACGCCGACACCTGCACCGAGGGCGTCCTCGTCTACCGGGTGCGCAGCGGCGCGGCCTCCGGCGACGGCCCGGTCCAGGTCGTCGACGCCCACCCGCGCACCGAGGCGTGCGGGGACCGCTCGGTCTACCCGCCGCTCGCGGACGCGCCGCTGGAGGAGGGCGAGACCTTCACCGTGCCCGGGACGGGCGTCCGCGTCGAGGTGGCGGACCGTGCCGAGACGGGCGCCTGGACGGTGAAGGTCACCCCGCCCGGCGTGGGCTGA
- a CDS encoding AAA family ATPase, producing MTTVEPRFDPSAEAGRATDGILADTLHGTSRGVVVDSPPGAGKSTLVVRAALELAAAGRPLMVVAQTNAQVDDLVLRLAEKEPGLEVGRLHSNDSDPYDKALDDLANVRKSAKPGELAGLPVVLSTSAKWAHVKNVEPWAHAIVDEAYQMRSDALLAVAGLFERALFVGDPGQLDPFSVVGAEQWAGLSYDPSGSAVSTLLAHNPELPQHRLPVSWRLPASAAPLVSDAFYPFTPFRSGTGPGDRKLSFGVASDGSGPDRVLDEAAESGWGLLELPARTTPRTDPEAVGAVALVVRRLLDRGGAAVSEQAEHPVPLTPDRVAVGTAHRDQAAAVRAALAGLGVTGVTVDTANRLQGREYDVTVVLHPLSGRPDATAFHLETGRLCVLASRHRHACVVVCRAGVTELLDEHPSTEPVRLGAAVSFPDGWEANHAVLSHLAEHRVVWDPATV from the coding sequence GTGACGACCGTTGAACCTCGTTTCGATCCGTCCGCCGAGGCCGGGCGGGCGACGGACGGCATCCTCGCCGACACCCTGCACGGCACCTCCCGGGGTGTCGTCGTGGACTCGCCTCCGGGGGCCGGGAAGTCGACCCTGGTGGTCCGGGCGGCGCTCGAACTGGCCGCCGCCGGGCGCCCCCTGATGGTCGTCGCGCAGACGAACGCGCAGGTGGACGACCTGGTGCTGCGGCTCGCCGAGAAGGAGCCCGGCCTGGAGGTGGGCCGGCTGCACTCGAACGACAGCGACCCGTACGACAAGGCGCTCGACGACCTGGCCAACGTACGGAAGTCGGCGAAGCCCGGAGAGCTGGCGGGGCTGCCGGTCGTCCTCTCGACCTCCGCCAAGTGGGCGCACGTGAAGAACGTCGAGCCGTGGGCGCACGCGATCGTCGACGAGGCGTACCAGATGCGCTCCGACGCGCTGCTCGCCGTGGCGGGGCTCTTCGAGCGGGCGCTGTTCGTGGGCGACCCCGGGCAGCTCGACCCGTTCTCGGTGGTGGGCGCGGAGCAGTGGGCGGGCCTCTCGTACGACCCGTCCGGCTCGGCCGTCTCCACCCTGCTCGCGCACAATCCGGAGCTTCCGCAGCACCGGCTGCCGGTCTCCTGGCGGCTGCCCGCCTCGGCGGCGCCGCTGGTGTCGGACGCCTTCTACCCGTTCACGCCGTTCCGCAGCGGCACCGGGCCCGGGGACCGGAAGCTCTCCTTCGGCGTGGCGTCGGACGGTTCGGGTCCCGACCGGGTCCTCGACGAGGCGGCGGAGTCGGGCTGGGGGCTGCTCGAACTGCCGGCCCGCACCACCCCGCGCACCGACCCCGAGGCGGTCGGCGCGGTCGCCCTCGTCGTCCGGCGGCTCCTGGACCGGGGCGGCGCCGCGGTCTCGGAGCAGGCCGAACACCCCGTGCCCCTGACGCCCGACCGGGTCGCGGTCGGCACCGCCCACCGCGACCAGGCGGCGGCGGTCCGGGCGGCACTCGCGGGTCTCGGGGTGACGGGCGTGACGGTGGACACCGCGAACCGGCTCCAGGGGCGCGAGTACGACGTCACGGTCGTCCTCCATCCGCTGTCCGGGCGCCCGGACGCGACCGCGTTCCACCTGGAGACGGGCCGCCTGTGCGTGCTGGCCTCCCGGCACCGGCACGCCTGCGTCGTGGTGTGCCGCGCGGGCGTCACGGAGCTCCTCGACGAGCACCCGTCGACGGAGCCGGTACGGCTCGGCGCGGCGGTGTCCTTCCCCGACGGCTGGGAGGCGAACCACGCGGTCCTCTCCCACCTGGCGGAACACCGGGTGGTGTGGGACCCCGCCACCGTCTAA
- a CDS encoding histidine phosphatase family protein, giving the protein MAPRILLARHGQTEWSLLGRHTGRTDIPLLDEGRRGAKLLGERLHRGPWQGLPDVEVRTSPLVRASETCALAGFGDRAEPWDALMEWDYGAYEGMTPAQIQAIRPGWLIWRDGVPEGESLAQLSDRADEIVEWARSADRDVLVFAHGHILRSIGARWLGEDVSFASRIRLDPTSLSVLGWAYGAPAIERWNDTGHLE; this is encoded by the coding sequence ATGGCACCGCGCATCCTGCTCGCCCGGCACGGCCAGACCGAGTGGTCACTTCTCGGCCGGCACACCGGCAGGACCGACATCCCCCTGCTCGACGAGGGCCGGCGCGGCGCGAAGCTGCTCGGCGAGCGGCTCCACCGCGGCCCCTGGCAGGGACTGCCCGACGTGGAGGTGCGCACCAGCCCGCTGGTCCGCGCGAGCGAGACCTGCGCCCTCGCCGGCTTCGGCGACCGCGCCGAGCCGTGGGACGCGCTGATGGAGTGGGACTACGGGGCGTACGAGGGAATGACCCCGGCCCAGATCCAGGCGATCCGCCCCGGCTGGCTGATCTGGCGCGACGGCGTCCCGGAAGGCGAATCGCTCGCACAGCTCTCGGACCGGGCCGACGAGATCGTGGAGTGGGCCCGCTCCGCCGACCGTGACGTGCTGGTCTTCGCCCACGGCCACATCCTGCGCTCGATCGGCGCACGCTGGCTCGGCGAGGACGTCTCGTTCGCGTCCCGCATCCGCCTCGACCCGACGAGCCTCTCGGTCCTGGGCTGGGCGTACGGCGCACCGGCGATCGAGCGCTGGAACGACACCGGGCACCTGGAGTAG
- a CDS encoding tetratricopeptide repeat protein, whose translation MAMSRAVPNLAFRRLRGQHSPAEFAAAVRRAAREIGEQVACDARYIGRVEAGEIRCPNYAYERVFLHMFPGLGLSDLGFSARETVRGRRQPVAAGAPPPVAISTRNDEESDVLRRAFMTSGSATLAAASLGLGGPAVAIPAPRGSHRIGETEVRAVEEAVRQIRLLDDRHGADGLYKVAAQPLRTAYALLDTGTMTRRSTEDRLHAGAGELSLSVGWLAHDSGRHEDARSHYAEALATARFSGNAALEAHAFCNTSFLARDTGRYREAVRAAQAGLRAAQPLDSARLLSLLSLREAAAWAGLGDRSACEQALGRAHGHFERGPSDGDPEWMSFFGEPEREALEAQCWAALGDWGRAARHAHRATVLQNPYFARNLALYRAHLAKDLAHAGRPDEAAAEAKRVMDSLDGIASARIRGMLAETSRVLAAY comes from the coding sequence ATGGCGATGTCACGGGCAGTTCCCAACCTCGCCTTCCGCCGGCTCCGCGGACAGCACTCGCCGGCGGAGTTCGCCGCGGCTGTCCGCCGGGCGGCGCGGGAGATCGGCGAACAGGTCGCGTGCGACGCCCGCTACATCGGGCGCGTGGAAGCGGGCGAGATCCGCTGCCCCAACTACGCGTACGAGCGGGTCTTCCTGCACATGTTCCCCGGACTCGGCCTCTCCGACCTGGGCTTCTCCGCGCGGGAGACGGTACGTGGCCGGCGGCAGCCGGTCGCGGCCGGGGCTCCGCCTCCCGTCGCGATCTCGACCCGGAACGATGAGGAGAGCGACGTGCTGCGTCGCGCATTCATGACGAGCGGCTCCGCCACCCTGGCGGCCGCCTCGCTGGGACTCGGCGGCCCCGCCGTCGCGATCCCAGCCCCCCGCGGCAGTCACAGGATCGGCGAGACCGAGGTCCGGGCCGTCGAGGAGGCCGTACGGCAGATCCGTCTGCTCGACGACCGGCACGGCGCCGACGGGCTCTACAAGGTGGCCGCGCAGCCGCTCCGTACCGCGTACGCGCTGCTCGACACGGGAACCATGACCCGTCGCTCCACCGAGGACCGGCTGCACGCGGGCGCCGGCGAGCTGTCCCTCTCCGTCGGCTGGCTCGCCCATGACTCGGGCCGCCACGAGGACGCGCGCTCGCACTACGCCGAGGCCCTCGCCACCGCGCGGTTCTCCGGGAACGCGGCCCTGGAGGCGCACGCCTTCTGCAACACGTCGTTCCTGGCCCGGGACACCGGCCGGTACCGCGAGGCGGTCCGGGCGGCCCAGGCGGGGCTGCGGGCCGCGCAGCCCCTCGACTCGGCCCGGCTGCTGTCGCTGCTGTCGCTGCGGGAGGCGGCGGCGTGGGCGGGGCTCGGCGACCGGTCCGCCTGCGAGCAGGCCCTCGGCCGCGCCCACGGGCACTTCGAGCGGGGGCCCTCCGACGGCGACCCCGAGTGGATGTCGTTCTTCGGCGAGCCGGAGCGGGAGGCCCTGGAGGCCCAGTGCTGGGCGGCCCTCGGCGACTGGGGGCGTGCCGCCCGCCACGCCCACCGGGCGACGGTCCTGCAGAATCCGTACTTCGCCCGGAACCTCGCGCTCTACCGCGCCCACCTGGCCAAGGACCTGGCGCACGCCGGGCGCCCGGACGAGGCGGCGGCGGAGGCGAAGCGCGTCATGGACTCCCTCGACGGCATCGCCTCGGCCCGGATCCGCGGGATGCTCGCCGAGACGAGCCGGGTCCTCGCCGCGTACTGA
- a CDS encoding spermidine synthase, with protein MGPVARNKQRDRAASAASVVETVDGGLAELIPDRERPRAWTLLIDGAPQSHVDLDDPAHLSFEYQRRLGHIADLAAPPNRPLQVVHLGGGAFTLARYVAATRPRSTQQIVELDGQLVQLVRRELPLDPGARIRVRSTDARAGLAKVQDGWADLVIADVFSGARTPAHLTSTEFLGEVRRVLRPGGFYAANLADGPPLTHLRGQIATAAAVFPELALTADPTVLRGRRFGNAVLLASDRELPVAELTRRVATDPHPGRVEHGRELADFAGGAAPVTDASAKPSPVPPASVFR; from the coding sequence ATGGGGCCCGTGGCCAGGAACAAACAGCGCGACCGGGCGGCGTCCGCCGCCTCCGTCGTCGAGACCGTCGACGGCGGGCTCGCCGAACTCATACCCGACCGGGAGCGCCCGCGCGCCTGGACGCTGCTCATCGACGGCGCCCCGCAGTCGCACGTCGACCTCGACGACCCGGCCCACCTCTCCTTCGAGTACCAGCGGCGCCTCGGCCACATCGCCGACCTCGCCGCCCCGCCGAACCGGCCGCTCCAGGTCGTGCACCTCGGCGGCGGCGCCTTCACCCTCGCCCGGTACGTCGCCGCGACCCGGCCCCGCTCCACCCAGCAGATCGTCGAACTCGACGGACAGCTGGTCCAGCTCGTCCGCCGTGAACTGCCGCTCGACCCCGGGGCCCGTATCCGCGTCCGTTCCACCGACGCCCGCGCCGGACTCGCCAAGGTGCAGGACGGCTGGGCGGACCTCGTCATCGCCGACGTGTTCAGCGGTGCCCGCACCCCGGCCCATCTGACCAGCACCGAGTTCCTCGGCGAGGTGCGGCGGGTCCTGCGGCCCGGCGGCTTCTACGCGGCGAACCTCGCCGACGGCCCGCCCCTGACCCACCTCCGCGGCCAGATCGCCACGGCCGCCGCCGTCTTCCCCGAACTGGCGCTGACCGCCGACCCCACGGTGCTGCGCGGCCGCCGCTTCGGCAACGCCGTACTGCTCGCCTCCGACCGCGAGCTGCCGGTGGCCGAGCTGACCCGCCGGGTCGCCACCGATCCGCACCCGGGCCGGGTGGAGCACGGACGGGAGCTCGCCGACTTCGCCGGCGGCGCGGCCCCGGTCACCGACGCGAGCGCCAAGCCCTCGCCCGTACCGCCCGCGTCCGTCTTCCGCTGA
- a CDS encoding response regulator transcription factor — translation MASVLVVEDDQFVRSALIRQLSEASHTVRSVGTALEALREVAHFRFDVVILDLGLPDLDGSEALKMLRGITDVPVIIATARDDEAEIVRLLHAGADDYLVKPFSVDHLSARMAAVLRRARSAAGEAPPPRVIRVGGLTVDPLRRQAELDGAPLDLTRREFDLLAFLAGRPGVVVPRKELLAEVWQQSYGDDQTIDVHLSWLRRKLGETAARPRYLHTLRGVGVKLEPPREPQP, via the coding sequence ATGGCAAGTGTGCTCGTGGTCGAGGACGACCAGTTCGTGCGCTCCGCCCTCATCCGCCAGCTCTCCGAGGCCTCCCACACGGTACGGAGCGTCGGGACGGCTCTGGAGGCGTTGCGCGAGGTCGCCCATTTCCGTTTCGACGTGGTCATCCTCGACCTCGGACTGCCCGACCTGGACGGGTCCGAGGCGCTCAAGATGCTGCGCGGGATCACCGACGTACCGGTGATCATCGCGACCGCCCGGGACGACGAGGCCGAGATCGTCCGGCTCCTGCACGCCGGCGCCGACGACTACCTCGTGAAGCCCTTCTCGGTGGACCACCTTTCGGCCCGCATGGCCGCCGTCCTGCGCCGGGCGCGGTCCGCCGCCGGCGAGGCGCCCCCGCCCCGGGTCATCCGGGTCGGCGGCCTCACCGTCGATCCGCTGCGCCGTCAGGCGGAGCTCGACGGGGCGCCGTTGGACCTCACCCGGCGCGAGTTCGACCTGCTGGCCTTCCTCGCCGGGCGGCCCGGCGTGGTCGTCCCGCGCAAGGAACTGCTCGCCGAGGTGTGGCAGCAGTCCTACGGGGACGACCAGACCATCGACGTACATTTGTCATGGCTGCGGCGGAAATTGGGTGAAACGGCCGCGCGGCCCCGCTACTTGCACACCCTGCGCGGGGTGGGCGTGAAGCTGGAGCCGCCCCGGGAGCCGCAGCCGTGA
- a CDS encoding HAMP domain-containing sensor histidine kinase, producing MRWALVKVSLAVTVMVVVAFAVPLGLVVKEMARDRAFSNAERRAAGLAPVLAITTDREELDKAVATTEDGAAGRLAVHVPAAEPGGTALEIGTRRADAEELAATRRLGRASIAEVPGGYALLQPTAISSGQVAVVELFVPEGEVTNGVATAWLVLAGVGIALIVGSVAVADRLGVRMVRPAQRLAGAAHDLGEGRLGARVPEEGPPELKSAAVAFNSMADQVVQLLANERELAADLSHRLRTPLTVLRLNTASLGSGPAAEQTRAAVEQLEREVDIIIRTAREAKPQTQATGPGAGCDAAEVVRARMDFWSALAEDEGRRVRVAGVERPVRIPVARPELVAALDALLGNVFRHTPEGTAFSIDVHNGDDAVIVLVSDAGAGIADPAAALARGNSGGRPGSTGLGLDIVRRMAEATGGDVAIGHSVLGGTEVRVWIGLDGRRSGTTTGRRGHRPARRRRGGGTGTRRAADA from the coding sequence GTGAGGTGGGCGCTCGTCAAGGTGTCACTGGCCGTCACCGTCATGGTCGTCGTCGCCTTCGCCGTACCCCTCGGGCTCGTCGTCAAGGAGATGGCCCGCGACCGGGCCTTCTCCAACGCCGAACGGCGGGCCGCCGGGCTCGCCCCCGTCCTCGCGATCACCACCGACCGCGAGGAGCTGGACAAGGCCGTCGCCACCACCGAGGACGGGGCCGCCGGACGGCTCGCCGTCCACGTGCCCGCCGCGGAGCCGGGCGGGACCGCGCTGGAGATCGGCACCCGCAGGGCCGACGCCGAGGAACTCGCCGCCACCCGCCGGCTCGGCCGGGCCTCCATCGCCGAGGTGCCGGGCGGCTACGCGCTGCTCCAGCCCACCGCGATCAGCAGCGGTCAGGTCGCCGTCGTCGAACTCTTCGTCCCCGAGGGCGAGGTCACCAACGGCGTCGCCACCGCCTGGCTCGTCCTCGCGGGGGTCGGCATCGCCCTGATCGTCGGCTCCGTCGCCGTCGCCGACCGGCTCGGCGTCCGCATGGTCCGGCCCGCCCAGCGACTCGCGGGCGCCGCCCACGACCTCGGCGAGGGCAGGCTCGGCGCGCGGGTGCCCGAGGAGGGCCCGCCGGAGCTCAAGTCGGCGGCGGTCGCCTTCAACTCGATGGCCGACCAGGTCGTCCAGCTCCTCGCCAACGAACGCGAGCTCGCCGCCGACCTCTCCCACCGGCTCCGCACCCCGCTGACGGTGCTGCGGCTCAACACGGCCTCGCTCGGCTCGGGACCCGCCGCCGAGCAGACCCGGGCCGCCGTCGAACAGCTGGAGCGCGAGGTCGACATCATCATCCGTACGGCCCGGGAGGCGAAGCCGCAGACCCAGGCGACCGGACCCGGCGCCGGCTGCGACGCCGCCGAGGTGGTCCGCGCGCGGATGGACTTCTGGTCGGCGCTCGCGGAGGACGAGGGCCGGCGGGTACGGGTCGCGGGCGTCGAGCGTCCGGTACGCATCCCGGTGGCCCGCCCCGAACTCGTCGCCGCCCTCGACGCCCTGCTCGGCAACGTCTTCCGGCACACCCCCGAGGGCACCGCCTTCTCCATCGACGTCCACAACGGCGACGACGCCGTCATCGTCCTGGTCTCCGACGCGGGCGCCGGCATCGCCGACCCCGCCGCCGCCCTGGCCCGCGGCAACAGCGGAGGCAGGCCCGGGTCGACGGGCCTCGGCCTGGACATCGTGCGGCGGATGGCGGAGGCCACCGGGGGAGACGTCGCCATCGGGCACTCCGTCCTCGGCGGCACCGAGGTCCGCGTCTGGATCGGGCTCGACGGGCGCCGCTCGGGCACCACGACGGGCCGCCGCGGCCACCGCCCGGCCCGCCGCCGCCGCGGTGGCGGCACGGGCACCCGGCGCGCCGCAGACGCCTGA